CATGTAGTACTTATACCTATATAGTACGCTATATGTCAGAGAGTGTGTAAACTTTACCTGTCATGGCGGATTATGGGTGTTGGCAGAACGCAGGTAAGCAGCCAGCCAAAGTCAGCGAGAGTGTGCAGGAGGGGACCATAGTCTGACTTCACGCCAGAGCCCTGGGGATGACCATGCATGAACAGACAAACAGAGGGTGCTTGTGGGTGAGGAAGAGTTTGCATGTGTTTCAGGCACACTGGGCATCTTGCGGCATTCCTACAAATGCATACGCCCTCTACacggtgtttcccaacccggtccttggggaccccaagACAGTCCACGTCTTTGCAACAGGCGAGCAACATGGACTGTCTCACAAGGCGTGGGaaagagcaaaaacgtggaccgtctcggggttcctgaggaccggattgggcaACACTGCTCTAGCACATCTTCCATAAACTGGCATTCACACAGATCACAGCTGTGGATACAGATGGCCGAGAGACTGATTGATACACATCAAATCTGAGGCTTGCCGAGATGCACCCCCACCTCAATCACGGTCCACTGCTCCACCACGATGGTGTCACTGGGTGGGGCTGTAGCACTGCACTCTTCGTACAAAAACAGCCCTTCCAGAGACCTGGGCACAGGCTCCCCTAACACACAGAGTAACAAAACCAACAGCTTGTCAGCCAGTGCAGTGTAGCACAGCACTATGCAACAGGACATTTTGAAAAGTGttgctgtaacatttacatttatttatttaacagatccCTGGAGCAATTCAGAGTTAAGGACCtggctcaggggcccaacagtgaaatcagtgtgcacactcacatgcacaacACAACTGCCCCCATGCAACAACGTAACAGGTAACAGTGCAATTAAGTCGATACATCAAGACCAACGCTAAAATTACTGAAGGAGTATTTGCCTTATCTCGGAGTATGCTCACATTTGTATGATGTCAAGATATGTGCTGCCTGGTCCTTTTACTCTGCCACAGTATGAGAGACAACACATGTGAGGCAGCGCTGACAATGCAGGATGTGACTGACGAACCACCATGTACTAATGAATGGAGTATATAATGCAGATGCAGCCCCAAGCATTTTAGCAAATGGGAAGCAAGGCCGTAGGGTTAAAGAGGGGGGACTATATTTGGCTCCAGTGGGAAAAAAAGATGAGGGCAAGATAAGGGTAAGAGAGAACAGGAAGTTAaagaggggggaggacagaaCAGGACGCAAAATAATGGGAAGGTCACAAAAACCAAGCAGACAGATTAATGGAAAAGGAGAGGGAGGATAAAGATGGGGAAACAGGAAATGGATTTAGGGGAGGCAGTACTGGACTAAATAACATCATGAGTAACAATTTctgttttatatacatttatatatatatatatattttagtaagGTACTCGGGGCAGTAACTAAAAAAAGTGACTAACAAGTCAAGTTTGCTGCAGTGCCTCAGTCAAGAAGTAAAGCTTTACTACCTTTAGGTGTGTCCCAGTACACAAAGGAGTCAACCAATGACCAGCCCCTCTGGTAATATGTGGCAGTCAgctccagccaatcagcttccagTGAGCTGATAACATGGCCCTTCCGAGAGACTCGCATGGACAAAGCCCCTTGGTGGTAGCAGTATGTCACAGGGTCCAAGGGGACACAGCATGAATCCCAAGAATGGAACAGGACCAACAGATTTAGatctgggcaaaaaaaaaactgcattagGAAATTACGAAGAATATTTACCAACTTAACTCACTGATTCCATGACTCACTGTCTAGGCCATGGCGCTAACGGTGGATCTTGTTTAAATTAGTTCAGCATGTCCAGTGTGGTACATAACCGCATAACTTATAATATCATATAAAATCTATTTATCTTCCAAATGTTTATCCTGGTCATGGTCACAGACACAGGGTGCAATGGCACAAAACCTTCACGTCTGCTCAAAAGCTGAAAATGTGGAGAAATATCACCTTTCAGCATGACGGTGACCCAAAGCATGCACACAAATTAACAAATGAATGGCTTCACTAAAAGAAGATCGATGTTTAGGAATTGCCCAGCCAGATCCCAGACACGAAGGGGGCTATGAACAGGTGATGCCCTCACAGTTTGATGGATCTAGAACATTTTTGCCAAGTCAAGATGTGCCATGATCATACACTCTTACCCAAAAGACTGATTGTTGTAATGAAATCAAAAGATGCAtcaacaaagtattagtttATGGGTATGCACACTTATGCAACTAGCTTATCTACCCCCTCCCCAAAAGATTTCTGATTTCTTTCCTTATTGTATAGCTTGCAGTTTCACATTAAAGGCACAAAAAAGTTCTAACATGATTTATCTCGGTTTCATTTTTTTAGATCACAAATCCCTACCATTTAAACAGGGGTGTGTAGACATCTATCTACTGTAGTTGAACACGACGTTGTGTATTTTGACTAGGACAATAGGGGGTAATTTGCCCAAGGTTACAAATACCGGACCATTATGGTGACTCAAAAGCTGTAACCTCTGCCCACCTGTAACAGTTCCCTTAACCAGTGACTTTGGAAACCTGAGAAAATTTGTAATGCATCCCTGCATGACACACACCGTCCCTCAAGAGCAAGTAGGCAGCATAAACCTTTAATTTAATGGTGAAACACAAGACCCAATAATAGAACAGATTTTACTGGCCATCTGGATGGTCTTCTCACCAGGACTGGTGCTTCTGGACTCCTCCAGGCCGGGGCCTTCGCTGGGTGACTGGGCAGGGGATACGCAGCTCCGCCCATTGCAGCCCAGTGACCAtcctcctgcctgctgcagcagtGAGCCCACGAACCTCAAGCCGCCACGCGCACATCTGTCCACCTGGGAAGTAGAAAAACTGagcagagaaacagacattCGACAGGCTGAAGACCTGATACTCAACGAGAAAGAGAAAACTGTGGGAGACACGGGAGCAGTAATACCAGtgttagagcagtgtttcccagtctggtcctcggagacccccagacggtccacgtttttactccctcccagctacctaccagactgtccacattttccGAGGACCGGGTTTGGAGACACTGCATTAGACTACATGGACTTGACAGGCTTGGTCAGATGGGCTTACCCTGTCAATGAGAGCCTGTATTACGTCAGCGGTCAAGGAGTCTCCAGGGAGGGGCCACTCCTCCACCCTCAGCACAGGAGCTCTCTGGCACATTGGCACCATATCCTTACTGAGTCagacagagggggggggggggggagcaggagagTCACTCAGCTTTACTGCACCCCCATGTAACTCTGGGGGTTGAGAGGAATGAAGACTGAGCTGACTTAAGGGAGTACAGTTCTGGAGTTAGGGCAGCGGGGGGCGGTATGGATAAACATTGAGAGGTGTGTGAGGTTACAGTAGATGAACCAAATAGACAGAACGGAGACAGATGTTATCGCAGCTACAGCAAGACTATCATGCCTAGTATGGAGTGGAGATGTCTAGACAGGTCATGTCTGGCAGTGGGCCTCTCTGTGGGAATACTCTCTGACGTTTACAGGCCAGACAGTGAAAAATTTCCACAGGAAACAAAGTCCAAGGCAGCTATGTCTACTGGAAAGAATCATCAGTCCTGTATCGATGCGGATTTAGTCTTATAACTGTGTATGAGACCACAGCAGTCttcatatttatttgtatttgaaACATCTGATAGCATCAGAAATAACTCAGACATGAGAGGAGATATTGATTTTCCTGTGTTCCCATGCTGCAGTCCCTGGCTAATTATGGCTCAATAATTCACTGGTTCACACGTTATGAGGG
This window of the Paramormyrops kingsleyae isolate MSU_618 chromosome 1, PKINGS_0.4, whole genome shotgun sequence genome carries:
- the rftn2 gene encoding raftlin-2 isoform X1, with translation MGCGLSKLEDREDSSPGKIYSTLKRPQVETKCDVVHEYVLLDFSLEGSRATVQGLASLCELPKALEPYYTEGYTLAALHPVVLSVRRSGALPCSLQYRAILTRPRTSKDMVPMCQRAPVLRVEEWPLPGDSLTADVIQALIDRVDRCARGGLRFVGSLLQQAGGWSLGCNGRSCVSPAQSPSEGPGLEESRSTSPDLNLLVLFHSWDSCCVPLDPVTYCYHQGALSMRVSRKGHVISSLEADWLELTATYYQRGWSLVDSFVYWDTPKGEPVPRSLEGLFLYEECSATAPPSDTIVVEQWTVIEGSGVKSDYGPLLHTLADFGWLLTCVLPTPIIRHDSEGNLATKQVLFLQRPVTPDPVQQQSQRGSNPRMVSSCSANLGLAFPPQELPSCTGETEQFSVYEEGYCSSLSQLGDGCLEQDDAAAEVTSSALVIQNNGHCL
- the rftn2 gene encoding raftlin-2 isoform X2 — protein: MGCGLSKLEDREDSSPGKIYSTLKRPQVETKCDVVHEYVLLDFSLEGSRATVQGLASLCELPKALEPYYTEGYTLAALHPVVLSVRRSGALPCSLQYRAILTRPRTSKDMVPMCQRAPVLRVEEWPLPGDSLTADVIQALIDRVDRCARGGLRFVGSLLQQAGGWSLGCNGRSCVSPAQSPSEGPGLEESRSTSPDLNLLVLFHSWDSCCVPLDPVTYCYHQGALSMRVSRKGHVISSLEADWLELTATYYQRGWSLVDSFVYWDTPKGEPVPRSLEGLFLYEECSATAPPSDTIVVEQWTVIEGSGVKSDYGPLLHTLADFGWLLTCVLPTPIIRHDSEGNLATKQVLFLQRPVTPDPVQQQSQRGSNPRMVSSCSANLGLAFPPQELPSCTGETEQFSVYEEGYCSSLSQLGDGCLEQDDAAAEVTCM